Below is a window of Halolamina sp. CBA1230 DNA.
CGAGGGGAACCTCTCGAGCCACCTCCAGCGCATGGAGGACGAGGACGCCGTCGAGATCCGCAAGGAGTTCGTGGACAAACGCCCCCGGACGACCGCGGTGCTCACCGACGAGGGCGAGGCGCTGTTCGAGGACCACGTCCGACAGCTGGAGGGGCTGATCGACGACCTGGACGGGTGAAGGCCAGTTATCTGCCTGCGGGGCACCTCCCCGCATGGCTCGCCTCGGAGAGTCAGACCCAGCGCAGCGACACCATCAGCCCGATCAGCACCAGCTGCAACACGCCCTGCACCCCGCCCAGCTTCGCGTTCCGCGCGCCGATCCGGGAGATGATGCCCGCGTCCGGGTCGGGGGAGGTGATCTGGGCGTACATCCGGATCTCGCCGGGCAGCAGGAAGCCGAACCCTTGCACCGACAGCAGCGTCACGATCCCCAGCGAGAGCGAGACGAGCAGCGGGATCCCCTGCAGGCTCCCGATCGTCGTCGCCACCCACGCCAGCGAGCCGACCGCCGAGACAGCGAACAGCGCCTGCCAGCGCCGGTCGTCGAATGCGTTCAGTCGCCAGCCCGCGAGCAGCAGCGCGGGCAGCAGGTTCGCGGCGGTGAACAGCGCGAGCCAGGGCTCGCTGTTGGGGAAGTGGCCGAGTCGCTGGGCCAGCGTTATCCCGCCGGCGATGGTCACGAGCGCCATCGCGGGCAGGAAAAACGTCGTCTTCGGCGTGAGTCGGGTGAACACCGCGGCGCTCTCCTCCTCGTCCAGCCCGCCGATTGCGGGGCCGAGCACGGCGCCCATGAACAGGTCCGTCCCGGTCCACAGCAGCCCCGCCATCACGTGGACGTACGTGTGGACCTCGACCGACGCCATCCCCGAGGTGACGTACCCCGTCGCCAGTATCGATATCGCGACGACGCCGCCCGCGAACGCGGGGTTGGCCCGGCTCCCCAGTCCGCTGATCGTGCCACGCACCGAACGTGTCGACATACGTGGACGTTCGGTGGGGTGATAATAAGGCTACCTTCTGCGGAACCCTCGATTGCTCCCGCGCGCTCGCTTTTCCCAAACGATTTTGCCGTCGCCGCTGGCGTCGGGGGTATGATCGGCTCGCTGGGGGGCCTCGCCTCGCTCGGCGATCTCGCCCGCCTGCTCGCGGTGCCGCTGCTGGGCTGGGCCGCGCTGCGTGACGTGCGGACGCGCCGGGTTCCCAACTGGGTCTGGTACGTTCTCGGCGGGCTCGGCGCGGTGCTGCTGGCGGCGGAGCTGGCGCGCTCGGCGCCGTTCGCCGGCCGGTACGCCCGCCTCGAACTGTTCCGGATCGCCGTAAGTATCGGCCTCGTCGTCCCGCTTGCGTACCTGTTCTGGCGGATCGGCGGGTTCGGCGGCGCCGACGCGAAGGCGCTGATGGCGCTTGCGGTGCTGTTCCCGACCTACCCCGCGTACTACCCGCCGGCGACGCTGTTCGGCGTCCCTCTCCCGCCGGTGCTCCCGGCCGAACCCACGCTCGTCGGCGTGTTCTCGCTGACGGTGCTGACCAACACCGTGCTCGTCGGCGCACTGTTCCCGGTCGCGCTGGCGGCCCGAAACGCGCTCGCTGGGCGGGTCGAGCCGGCGATGTTCCTCGCCCGGGTCGTCCCGGTCGACGACCTGGTCAACCAGCACGGCCGGCTGTTCGAGGATCGCTCGGGGTTCACCCGCTCGGGGCTGGACGTCGACGCGCTGCGGATGTACCTGCGCTGGCGCGGCCTCGCGCTCGCGGAACTGCGCGCGGCCCCGGAGCGCTACCGCGACCCCGACAGCGTGGGCGAGACGTTCGACGCGACCGACGGCGCGGTCGACCCGACGGCGGTCGAACACGGCACTGCCTCGAACGACGCCGACGACCCGCCCGAGGACCGCGAGCACGACGACCCGTGGGCCGCCGAGCGCTTCCTCGACGACGTCGACGGCTCGGCGTACGGCACCGATCCCGAGACGCTGCGGGAGGGGCTGGAGACCGTCGCCCGGGAGGAGGCTGTGTGGCTCTCGCCGGGGCTGCCGTTCCTCGTCCCGATGTTCGTCGGCCTGCTGATCGGGCTGACGTACGGCGACCTGCTGTACGGGCTGTTGACCGCGCTGGGACTTGCCTGATCGTCACTCCTGCCGCTCGACGACGAGCAACACGGCGAGGCCGAGGATGAGGAGCGTGTACGCCGCCGCGGCGAACAGCGCGGCCTGTTCGGACGCGTACTCGCCGGTCCGGAAGATGATGGCCTTCCGGATCATCGCGATGACGCCGGTGTAGATGACGAGCCTGACGATGCGCCGGGTGGTGCTCTCCTGCGTGTAGGCGACGACGGTCTGGTACACCTCGACGATGATGAACAGCAGCAGCGCCGTGTCGATGAACCCGACGACGACAAGCGGGTCGGTGATGGAGCCGTCGACGGCGCTCTGGACGATCTGCAGGCCGAGGTCGAACACGCCGATGGCGAACAGCGCGCCCAGCACCACCGCCGCGGCGACCTCGGTGTAGCGGATGAGCGCCTCGCTGAACTCCAGGATGCGGTCGTCGAGGGAGTCGCCGGTCTCGAGTTCCCTGCCGACCGGATCCTGTTCCTCGTCGGTCACGTGTACGCTTCCGGGGCCAGCCTCAAGATTCTGCGGGCCGCGGACTTTTCACTTCGAGCGCCCAGACTCCGGGTATGGCTGAAACCTCCGACCGCTCGGCGGTCGATATCGAGTTCGGCGACGACGGGCTGGTCCCCGCGGTGGCCCAGGACACCGACTCCGGCGAGGTGTTGATGCTCGCGTACGTCTCGCCCGAGGCGCTCCGGCGCACCGTCGACACCGGCCGCGCCCACTACTACTCCCGCTCCCGCGACGAGCTCTGGGAGAAAGGCGCCACCAGCGGCAACACCCAGTCGGTCGTCGACGTGCGCGTCGACTGCGACGCCGACACGCTGCTGTACGAGGTCGAACAGGACGGCGGCGCCTGCCACACGGGGTATCGCTCCTGTTTCCACCGTTCCGTACAGGCGACCGATGACGGCGAGACCGTTCGAGTGGAAACGACGGGCGAACGAGTGTTCGATCCCGACGTCGTGTACGAATGAGCGTCGCCGACGAGCCCGTCCCCGAGAACCCGAGCGCGGACGACCTGGTCGCCGAACTCCGCGACGCCCGCGATGAGCGCGAGGAGATCGCCGCGGAGATCGAGACGTACGGCGAGGAGTCCGTCCAGGCCGTCACGGACGCGGTCGAGGAGGCGACCCGGCTGTTCGACCGCTACGCCGACTCCGCGACCGGCACCGGCGACTTCGAGGCGTACCTGGAGTTCCAGAGCCAGTTCGCCGAACTGGTCGAGAACCTGCCCGAGGAGATCCCGGAACGCGACGGGTTCGAGGAAGCCAACGAGGCGGTCGACCAGCGCACCATCTCCGAGAGCGACTTCCGCCGGGCCCGCGAGGCGATCGCCGACGCCCGCGGGATCGCGGAGCTGCTGGACCGCCGCGACGCCGCCCAGCAGCGCGTCAGCGACGCCGAACGCGCGGTGAGCGAACGCCTCTCGGCGATCGAACGCCGGCTGGACGAGCTCGCCGAACTCCGCCGACTGGGCGACGCGGACCTCACCGCACCGACCGAGGAGCTGACCGAGCCCGTCGAGCGCTACGACGAGGCGGTTCGCGAGGCGTTCGACGAGTTCGCCAACGACGCGCCGGCCCGGGAGCTGCTCGAACTGATCGAGACGACCCGGCTCTACCCGCTGATCGACTACCAGCGCCCGCCTCAGGACCTGCTGGAGTACGTCAAGAGCTACCCCGCGGGCGAGGAGCCGCTACCGACGCTGCTCTCCTACGCCGACT
It encodes the following:
- a CDS encoding transcriptional regulator, with protein sequence MDLDKLVHQPTRLEIFAYLYRHGESTFTDLTDDLDLTEGNLSSHLQRMEDEDAVEIRKEFVDKRPRTTAVLTDEGEALFEDHVRQLEGLIDDLDG
- a CDS encoding A24 family peptidase — its product is MGGLASLGDLARLLAVPLLGWAALRDVRTRRVPNWVWYVLGGLGAVLLAAELARSAPFAGRYARLELFRIAVSIGLVVPLAYLFWRIGGFGGADAKALMALAVLFPTYPAYYPPATLFGVPLPPVLPAEPTLVGVFSLTVLTNTVLVGALFPVALAARNALAGRVEPAMFLARVVPVDDLVNQHGRLFEDRSGFTRSGLDVDALRMYLRWRGLALAELRAAPERYRDPDSVGETFDATDGAVDPTAVEHGTASNDADDPPEDREHDDPWAAERFLDDVDGSAYGTDPETLREGLETVAREEAVWLSPGLPFLVPMFVGLLIGLTYGDLLYGLLTALGLA
- a CDS encoding phosphate-starvation-inducible PsiE family protein — protein: MTDEEQDPVGRELETGDSLDDRILEFSEALIRYTEVAAAVVLGALFAIGVFDLGLQIVQSAVDGSITDPLVVVGFIDTALLLFIIVEVYQTVVAYTQESTTRRIVRLVIYTGVIAMIRKAIIFRTGEYASEQAALFAAAAYTLLILGLAVLLVVERQE
- the hisI gene encoding phosphoribosyl-AMP cyclohydrolase, with translation MAETSDRSAVDIEFGDDGLVPAVAQDTDSGEVLMLAYVSPEALRRTVDTGRAHYYSRSRDELWEKGATSGNTQSVVDVRVDCDADTLLYEVEQDGGACHTGYRSCFHRSVQATDDGETVRVETTGERVFDPDVVYE